In one window of Frigoriglobus tundricola DNA:
- a CDS encoding efflux RND transporter permease subunit, with protein sequence MIARTFIDRPIFAAVLSILITLAGALAVTGLPISQYPKVTPPTIQIDCNYPGASAQVVSETIASPIEQQVNGVEDMLYMSSQCTSDGSYSLTVTFKPDSDLNLGQVRVQNRVNLAMPQLPAVVRQTSITVRKRSPELLMTIGIFSPPEPGEPLGRYNQTHLSNYAVLHLKEELQRLRGISDVTIFGQRDYSIRVWLDSERMAVRGLTAGDIVKALQQQNLPFAAGQVGQPPSATGQPLQFTLSAVGRLVEVGEFEQIVVKRGDRGQLVKLKDVARIELGAKSFDVSNLFDDKPTVGLAIFILPDANALEVAAAVKAHMERMSKDFPPGIRYELGYDTSPFIRESIFEVIKSLRDAVALVAIVVLVFLQTWRAALIPLAAVPVAIVGTFAAMALAGFSINNLTLFGLVLAVGIVVDDAIVVVEAVQHQLEHGYTPHEATVRAMDQVSGPIVAVGVVLSMVFIPCAFLSGIVGAFFRQFALTIAISTVISTFNSLTLSPALCALLLKAPADPNRQVGLFGRLSNALFYPLTFGGRLFNRAFDWTNARYVKLVSLSLRVPVLVLAGYGAIVAAGVAGFQTMPTGFIPQQDKGYMILSVSLPDAASAERTLAVMSRASRIALGTEVEVPAEEGEEGAYLVEKPGRPAAWFRKVKPIKHVNAVAGNSFVLSSYGSNFGSMFIILDDFENRRARAAGADELAKVLRARFSAGCPEAQVQVFGAPAVSGLGRAGGFRIMIEDRGSVGADMLQAQTEAFIEKANQQKQVVGLFTVFRTNSPQLVVNLDNNACAQRQVDVGDVYETLQGTMGAEYVNDFNRFGRTWQVNIQAEGRFRDQIEDVRRLKVRNKRGEMVPLGTLLEVKEKSAPLVITRYNMYPAAPINGNVSPGTSTGEAIALLEKLADQQLPDRMSYEWTELTFMEKMARNTGAQVFGLSVVFVFLILAALYESWALPMAVILVVPVCVACSLGAVWLTDPGSLVQTLAGLDLIPGLALGKPPPADWLPAEGRGVTGPFWFRVGYWVDERLVATVTRQLFAAGISKQDVNIFTQVGFVVLIGLACKNAILIVEFAKAAHEAGADARTAVLEACKLRFRPIMMTSVAFMLGVVPLAVATGAGAEMRQALGVAVLGGMMGVTVFGVFLTPVFFLLVNRVTNATFAHHRWVAAASGACFFVLRLKFLRPVAAGLRKAATNGLRKATRNKFGA encoded by the coding sequence ATGATCGCACGGACCTTCATCGACCGCCCGATCTTCGCCGCCGTTCTCTCCATTCTGATCACGCTGGCCGGCGCGCTGGCCGTGACCGGGCTGCCCATTTCGCAGTACCCGAAGGTCACCCCGCCGACCATCCAGATCGACTGCAACTACCCCGGCGCCAGCGCGCAGGTGGTGTCCGAAACGATCGCCTCGCCGATCGAGCAGCAGGTGAACGGCGTCGAGGACATGCTCTACATGTCCTCGCAGTGTACGAGCGACGGGTCGTACTCGCTGACGGTCACGTTCAAGCCCGATAGCGACCTGAACCTGGGCCAGGTGCGGGTGCAGAACCGCGTCAACCTGGCGATGCCCCAGCTCCCGGCCGTGGTCCGGCAGACCAGCATCACCGTGCGCAAGCGGTCGCCGGAGCTGCTGATGACCATCGGCATCTTCTCCCCGCCGGAACCGGGCGAGCCGCTGGGGCGGTACAACCAGACCCACCTGAGCAACTACGCGGTGCTGCACCTGAAGGAGGAGCTCCAGCGCCTCCGGGGCATCAGCGACGTCACCATCTTCGGCCAGCGCGACTACTCCATCCGGGTGTGGCTCGATTCCGAGCGCATGGCCGTCCGCGGCCTGACCGCGGGCGACATCGTCAAGGCCCTCCAACAGCAGAACCTGCCGTTCGCGGCCGGTCAGGTCGGCCAGCCCCCGAGCGCCACGGGCCAGCCGCTCCAGTTCACGCTCTCGGCCGTCGGGCGGCTGGTCGAGGTCGGCGAGTTCGAACAAATCGTCGTCAAGCGCGGCGACCGGGGGCAACTGGTCAAGCTGAAAGACGTGGCGCGGATCGAACTGGGCGCGAAGTCGTTCGACGTGTCCAACCTCTTCGACGACAAGCCGACGGTCGGCCTGGCGATCTTCATCCTGCCGGACGCCAACGCGCTGGAGGTGGCCGCGGCGGTCAAGGCGCACATGGAGCGGATGAGCAAGGACTTCCCACCGGGCATCCGCTACGAGCTGGGGTACGACACCAGCCCGTTCATCCGCGAGTCCATCTTCGAGGTGATCAAATCGCTCCGCGACGCCGTCGCCCTGGTGGCGATCGTCGTGCTGGTGTTCCTCCAGACGTGGCGCGCGGCCCTGATCCCCCTCGCCGCGGTCCCGGTCGCCATCGTCGGCACGTTCGCCGCGATGGCCCTGGCCGGGTTCTCGATCAACAACCTGACGCTGTTCGGCCTCGTCCTCGCCGTGGGCATCGTGGTGGACGACGCCATCGTGGTCGTGGAGGCCGTCCAGCACCAGTTGGAACACGGGTACACGCCGCACGAGGCGACGGTCCGCGCGATGGACCAGGTGTCCGGCCCGATCGTGGCGGTGGGCGTGGTCCTGTCGATGGTGTTCATCCCGTGTGCGTTCCTCTCCGGCATCGTGGGCGCGTTCTTCCGCCAGTTCGCCCTCACGATCGCCATCAGCACGGTGATCTCCACGTTCAACTCGCTCACCCTCAGCCCGGCCCTGTGCGCCCTGCTGCTGAAGGCCCCCGCGGACCCGAACCGTCAGGTGGGCCTGTTCGGGCGCCTCTCGAACGCGCTGTTCTACCCGCTCACCTTCGGCGGCCGGCTGTTCAACCGGGCGTTCGACTGGACCAACGCCCGGTACGTGAAGCTCGTGAGCCTGAGCCTGCGGGTGCCGGTCCTGGTGCTGGCCGGCTACGGGGCGATCGTGGCGGCCGGCGTGGCCGGGTTCCAGACGATGCCCACCGGGTTCATCCCCCAGCAGGACAAGGGGTACATGATCCTCAGCGTCAGCCTGCCGGACGCGGCCAGCGCCGAGCGGACGCTGGCGGTGATGTCGCGGGCGAGCCGCATCGCGCTGGGCACGGAGGTGGAGGTGCCCGCGGAGGAGGGCGAGGAGGGGGCCTACCTCGTCGAGAAGCCCGGCCGGCCCGCGGCCTGGTTCCGGAAGGTGAAGCCGATCAAGCACGTGAACGCGGTGGCCGGCAACTCGTTCGTGCTCAGCTCGTACGGGTCGAACTTCGGGTCCATGTTCATCATCCTCGACGACTTCGAGAACCGGCGGGCGCGCGCGGCCGGGGCGGACGAGCTGGCGAAGGTGCTCCGCGCCCGGTTCAGCGCCGGGTGCCCGGAGGCGCAAGTTCAGGTGTTCGGTGCGCCGGCCGTGTCCGGCCTCGGCCGGGCCGGCGGGTTCCGCATCATGATCGAGGACCGCGGCTCCGTGGGCGCGGACATGCTCCAGGCCCAGACCGAGGCGTTCATCGAAAAGGCGAACCAGCAGAAGCAGGTGGTGGGCCTGTTCACCGTGTTCCGGACGAACTCGCCGCAACTGGTGGTGAACCTGGACAACAACGCCTGCGCCCAGCGGCAGGTGGACGTCGGCGACGTGTACGAGACGCTCCAGGGCACGATGGGCGCCGAGTACGTCAACGACTTCAACCGGTTCGGCCGCACCTGGCAGGTCAACATCCAGGCCGAGGGCCGGTTCCGCGACCAGATCGAGGACGTGCGCCGCTTGAAGGTGCGCAACAAGCGGGGCGAGATGGTCCCGCTGGGCACCCTTCTGGAGGTCAAGGAGAAGAGCGCGCCGCTGGTCATCACCCGGTACAACATGTACCCGGCCGCGCCGATCAACGGGAACGTCTCGCCGGGCACGAGCACCGGCGAGGCGATCGCGCTCCTCGAAAAGCTGGCCGACCAGCAGCTGCCGGACCGCATGTCCTACGAGTGGACCGAGCTGACCTTTATGGAGAAGATGGCGCGGAACACCGGGGCACAGGTGTTCGGGCTGTCGGTGGTGTTTGTGTTCCTCATCCTCGCGGCCCTGTACGAGAGCTGGGCGCTGCCGATGGCCGTGATCCTGGTCGTGCCGGTGTGCGTGGCGTGCTCGCTCGGGGCGGTGTGGCTCACCGACCCGGGCTCGCTCGTGCAAACGCTCGCGGGGCTCGACCTGATCCCGGGCCTCGCCCTCGGCAAGCCCCCGCCGGCCGACTGGCTCCCGGCGGAGGGCCGGGGGGTCACGGGCCCGTTCTGGTTCCGGGTCGGGTACTGGGTGGACGAGCGGCTCGTGGCGACCGTCACCCGGCAACTGTTCGCGGCCGGCATCAGCAAGCAGGACGTGAACATCTTCACGCAGGTCGGGTTCGTGGTGCTGATCGGGCTGGCGTGCAAGAACGCCATCCTCATCGTCGAGTTCGCCAAGGCCGCCCACGAGGCCGGCGCGGACGCCCGGACGGCGGTGCTGGAGGCGTGCAAGCTGCGGTTCCGGCCGATCATGATGACGTCGGTAGCGTTCATGCTGGGCGTGGTGCCGCTGGCGGTGGCGACCGGGGCCGGGGCCGAGATGCGCCAGGCGCTCGGCGTGGCCGTGCTCGGCGGGATGATGGGCGTGACCGTGTTCGGCGTGTTCCTGACGCCGGTGTTCTTCCTCCTGGTGAACCGCGTCACGAACGCGACCTTCGCGCACCACCGGTGGGTCGCGGCCGCTTCCGGCGCCTGCTTCTTCGTCCTCCGGTTGAAGTTCCTCCGGCCGGTCGCCGCCGGCCTCCGCAAGGCCGCCACAAACGGGCTCCGGAAGGCGACCCGGAACAAGTTCGGGGCCTAG